From bacterium, the proteins below share one genomic window:
- a CDS encoding RsmE family RNA methyltransferase, with protein sequence MPHDLYYSPTPPKDGMLTITGPEARHISRVMRHEVGSVIGVVDGAGGEHEVELTAVRSDRVVGRVLSDTRGAREPKHRVAIAQAVLKGDHLAQVCSQTTELGVSRIIPFLSARTVGRLSPAKLDRLRAVSLAALKSSTRTVLPKIDAPVEFDRLLKLDGEFDQVLVAYEDETGTGLDKALKRAAHSVLIVVGPEGGFEPAEIEALKSVGAAPFTLGPRRLRAETAAITVAAMALGLLGDLG encoded by the coding sequence ATGCCCCACGACCTCTATTACTCGCCGACCCCGCCGAAGGATGGGATGCTAACCATCACTGGCCCTGAGGCACGGCACATCAGCCGGGTGATGAGACACGAGGTGGGGAGCGTTATCGGCGTGGTTGATGGAGCCGGAGGCGAGCACGAGGTAGAACTGACCGCAGTGCGGTCAGACCGGGTTGTGGGCCGTGTGCTGTCGGATACGAGAGGCGCGCGGGAGCCGAAGCATCGGGTTGCCATCGCGCAGGCAGTTCTGAAGGGCGACCATCTGGCACAGGTGTGCAGCCAGACAACTGAGCTGGGAGTCAGCCGCATTATCCCGTTCCTGAGCGCTCGGACAGTCGGCCGGCTGAGCCCGGCGAAGCTCGATCGGCTCCGGGCAGTATCGCTCGCAGCGCTGAAGTCCTCAACGAGGACGGTGTTGCCGAAGATTGATGCGCCCGTCGAGTTCGACCGACTTCTGAAACTGGATGGCGAGTTCGACCAGGTGCTGGTAGCCTATGAGGACGAAACCGGTACGGGGCTGGACAAGGCTTTGAAGCGAGCTGCCCATTCGGTCCTGATTGTCGTGGGTCCGGAGGGCGGGTTCGAGCCGGCCGAGATCGAAGCGCTGAAGAGCGTTGGGGCCGCACCGTTCACGCTGGGCCCGAGAAGGTTGAGAGCAGAGACCGCGGCAATCACGGTTGCCGCGATGGCTCTGGGCTTGCTGGGTGATTTAGGGTAA
- the dnaJ gene encoding molecular chaperone DnaJ has product MATTRRDYYEVLGISRGVSQDEVKSAYRRLAKEHHPDRNPDNRAEAEEKFKELSEAYEVLADADKRKLYDTYGHEGVSRQFGPGGFDFRRDFTHVNDISDIFGDLLQGFGMGGGGGLFDLLVGGRQQSRRRARGGDIRISVRLGLEEIAESVTKELSFNRFERCPECAGAGGRGKETCATCHGQGQVQHRASSFLGQFVQVQPCPDCGGAGERVKETCKVCSGEGRVRKPRTLKVRIPAGVSAGHYLPLHGEGHYGPAGNGDVLVQFEEREHPLFLRQGDDIAVEVPVSIATAVMGSKLKVPTLSGEKELEVPAGTQSGTVLHIRGAGIKHLDGGVGDELVRVVIHVPRHLSRDEKNLLKKLDESKSEPTPGPRKPA; this is encoded by the coding sequence ATGGCCACTACGAGGCGCGACTACTACGAGGTGCTCGGCATCAGCCGCGGCGTCTCCCAGGATGAAGTCAAGTCCGCATACCGCCGACTGGCCAAGGAACACCACCCGGATCGCAATCCCGACAACCGGGCTGAGGCCGAAGAGAAGTTCAAGGAACTCTCCGAGGCGTACGAGGTCCTGGCCGACGCGGACAAGCGGAAGCTTTACGACACGTACGGACACGAAGGCGTGTCCCGGCAGTTCGGGCCGGGCGGGTTCGATTTCCGGCGTGACTTCACGCACGTCAACGACATCTCCGACATCTTCGGCGACCTGCTGCAGGGCTTTGGCATGGGCGGTGGCGGCGGCCTGTTCGACCTGTTGGTCGGCGGCAGGCAGCAGTCGCGACGACGCGCGCGCGGCGGCGACATCAGGATTTCAGTGCGGCTTGGCCTTGAGGAAATTGCGGAGTCGGTCACCAAGGAGCTCAGTTTCAACCGGTTCGAGCGGTGCCCGGAGTGCGCCGGCGCGGGCGGCAGGGGCAAAGAAACCTGCGCTACGTGCCACGGCCAGGGTCAGGTCCAGCACCGGGCGAGCTCGTTTCTGGGTCAGTTCGTCCAGGTTCAGCCGTGCCCCGACTGCGGTGGCGCGGGTGAACGGGTCAAAGAAACCTGCAAGGTCTGCTCCGGCGAGGGGCGGGTCAGGAAGCCCAGGACCCTCAAGGTCAGAATCCCGGCCGGAGTCTCGGCCGGCCACTATCTCCCCTTGCACGGGGAGGGACACTATGGCCCGGCCGGCAACGGAGATGTGCTGGTGCAATTCGAGGAGCGGGAGCACCCGCTTTTCCTGAGACAGGGCGATGACATTGCAGTTGAGGTGCCGGTCAGCATCGCGACCGCGGTCATGGGCAGCAAGCTGAAGGTGCCGACGCTCTCCGGTGAGAAGGAACTCGAGGTTCCGGCCGGCACGCAGTCCGGTACCGTTCTGCACATCCGCGGCGCCGGGATCAAGCATCTCGACGGCGGAGTAGGAGACGAGCTGGTTCGTGTCGTTATCCACGTTCCCAGGCATCTCTCGCGTGACGAAAAGAACCTTCTCAAGAAGCTCGACGAGTCGAAGAGCGAGCCGACGCCGGGGCCGAGGAAACCAGCATGA